From one Cupriavidus basilensis genomic stretch:
- a CDS encoding enoyl-CoA hydratase/isomerase family protein, with protein MAELIKIESENFVRVITMNRPDKRNALNSEMCDALHDAWQDFAGSEDRVALLRAEGSVFTAGLDTDDPPDSFWHAIPNVAFDIGKPVIAAVNGPVIAAGVSMLAFCDLCVATSATTFVYPEGRLGMAAGLISSLVGRIPHKIAMELMLTGRPVSAQRAYEVGFVNELCEPGSETEAALVTARQIASAAPLVLRFLKQAARHSIPVGLVEAGYSAQYQAQMLARSEDAREGALAAKERRAPVFVGR; from the coding sequence ATGGCCGAGTTGATAAAAATCGAATCAGAAAATTTCGTCCGGGTCATTACGATGAATCGGCCGGATAAGAGAAACGCGCTGAACTCGGAAATGTGCGACGCGTTGCACGACGCGTGGCAAGACTTCGCGGGCTCAGAGGATCGCGTTGCCCTGCTACGTGCAGAGGGGTCGGTGTTTACGGCAGGCCTCGACACGGACGATCCACCGGATTCCTTTTGGCATGCCATTCCCAATGTCGCATTTGACATTGGAAAGCCGGTTATTGCAGCGGTTAATGGCCCCGTGATAGCGGCGGGCGTATCGATGCTTGCATTCTGCGATCTTTGTGTAGCGACTTCGGCAACGACCTTCGTCTATCCCGAAGGTCGCCTAGGCATGGCAGCCGGCTTGATTAGCTCGCTGGTCGGTCGGATTCCCCACAAGATCGCGATGGAGCTCATGTTGACCGGGCGCCCGGTATCCGCCCAACGGGCCTATGAAGTCGGATTCGTAAACGAACTCTGTGAACCAGGAAGCGAAACAGAGGCAGCTCTAGTGACAGCGCGTCAGATTGCGAGCGCAGCGCCGCTGGTACTGCGTTTCCTCAAACAGGCGGCGAGACACTCGATTCCGGTAGGACTGGTTGAGGCAGGCTATAGCGCCCAGTACCAAGCTCAGATGCTGGCCAGGAGTGAAGACGCCCGGGAAGGGGCGTTGGCGGCCAAGGAGCGTCGCGCTCCCGTTTTCGTGGGCCGCTAG